Proteins encoded in a region of the Sphingopyxis sp. OAS728 genome:
- the yghU gene encoding glutathione-dependent disulfide-bond oxidoreductase, whose protein sequence is MTDNSEYVPPKIWTWDKESGGRFANINRPVAGPTHDKELPIGKHPLQLYSLGTPNGVKVTVMLEELLAAGHGGAEYDAWLINIGEGDQFSSGYVAANPNSKIPVLVDRSGAAPIRIFESGAILIHLAEKFGAFLPTDTAKRAETLSWLMWQMGSAPFLGGGFGHFYAYAPTKQEYPINRYAMEVKRQMDVLDRRLAESEYIAGADYTIADMAIWPWYGALAKGLVYEAGEFLQVDEYKNVQRWTDQIAARPAVKRGRMVNRVTGDPASQLRERHDASDFELRTQDKLETAE, encoded by the coding sequence ATGACCGACAATAGCGAATATGTGCCGCCGAAAATCTGGACCTGGGACAAGGAAAGTGGCGGGCGTTTCGCCAATATCAATCGGCCCGTCGCCGGGCCGACGCATGACAAGGAACTGCCGATCGGCAAGCATCCCTTGCAGCTCTATTCGCTCGGCACGCCCAATGGCGTGAAGGTCACCGTGATGCTCGAGGAGCTGCTCGCGGCGGGACATGGTGGCGCCGAATATGACGCATGGCTGATCAATATCGGCGAAGGCGACCAGTTTTCGAGCGGCTATGTTGCGGCCAATCCGAACAGCAAGATTCCTGTGCTCGTCGATCGCAGCGGCGCCGCGCCGATCCGTATCTTTGAATCGGGCGCGATCCTGATCCATCTTGCCGAGAAATTCGGCGCTTTTCTGCCGACCGATACCGCGAAGCGCGCTGAGACGCTGTCGTGGCTGATGTGGCAGATGGGCAGCGCGCCCTTCCTCGGCGGCGGCTTTGGTCACTTTTATGCCTATGCCCCGACGAAGCAGGAATATCCGATCAACCGCTATGCGATGGAGGTGAAGCGCCAGATGGACGTGCTCGACCGCCGCCTCGCCGAAAGCGAATATATCGCCGGCGCCGACTATACGATCGCCGACATGGCGATCTGGCCTTGGTATGGCGCGCTGGCGAAGGGATTGGTCTATGAGGCTGGCGAATTCCTGCAGGTCGACGAGTATAAGAACGTCCAACGCTGGACCGACCAGATCGCGGCGCGCCCCGCGGTAAAGCGCGGGCGGATGGTCAACCGCGTGACGGGCGATCCGGCGAGCCAGCTTCGCGAACGGCACGACGCCTCGGACTTCGAATTGCGCACGCAGGACAAGCTGGAGACGGCCGAATAG
- a CDS encoding CaiB/BaiF CoA transferase family protein, producing MQAAAFDEGAGRVDKRLLARSKEQERGEPGVPLNGIRVLDFGRYIAGPYCAALLADYGADVIRIEAPGGNDDRYTVPVAEDGSGAMFMQMNRAKRCLTLKPGSAEGREIVRRLVETADVVIANLPHDALVKLGLDYDSLSVINPRIILVTASAFGSEGPLASRVGFDAVGQAMSGTVHLTGTPDQPYRAQVNYVDFGTALHCAFGVMLALRERETTGKGQCVSGSLLGTALALSNALTIDHALNGIERQPIGNRSFSSGPTDVFRTRDGWIITQIVGSGIFARWAELVGRPELVDDPLYASDILRGDNGEELSAIMQRWCIERTSAEAIDELAAGRVPAAPVLRTGEALKQPQVVAMRLVEPVDYPGANASVPVIRAPISLSASDKIAPGRAPQVGEHSDAILAELGYDGEAISALRAAKII from the coding sequence ATGCAAGCGGCAGCTTTCGACGAAGGCGCTGGCAGGGTCGACAAGCGGCTGCTAGCCCGGTCGAAAGAACAGGAACGGGGAGAGCCAGGCGTGCCGCTCAATGGTATCAGGGTATTGGATTTCGGCCGCTATATCGCCGGTCCCTATTGCGCGGCGCTGCTCGCGGATTATGGCGCCGACGTGATCCGGATCGAGGCGCCGGGCGGCAATGACGACCGCTATACGGTGCCGGTCGCCGAGGATGGATCGGGCGCGATGTTCATGCAGATGAACCGCGCCAAGCGCTGCCTAACGCTGAAGCCCGGAAGCGCGGAGGGGCGCGAGATCGTTCGGCGGCTGGTCGAGACCGCCGATGTCGTGATCGCGAACCTGCCGCACGATGCGCTGGTCAAGCTGGGGCTCGATTATGACAGCCTGTCGGTAATCAACCCGCGTATCATCCTCGTGACCGCATCGGCGTTCGGCAGCGAGGGGCCGCTCGCCAGCCGGGTCGGGTTCGATGCGGTGGGGCAAGCGATGTCGGGGACGGTGCATCTGACGGGCACCCCCGACCAGCCCTACCGCGCGCAGGTCAATTATGTCGACTTCGGTACCGCGCTTCACTGTGCCTTCGGCGTCATGCTCGCGCTGCGCGAGCGCGAGACGACCGGGAAAGGCCAGTGCGTTTCGGGGTCGCTGCTAGGCACCGCGCTCGCGTTGTCGAACGCGCTGACGATCGACCATGCGTTGAACGGCATCGAGCGTCAGCCGATCGGTAACCGCAGCTTCAGTTCGGGACCGACCGACGTATTCCGGACGCGTGATGGGTGGATCATTACCCAGATCGTCGGGTCGGGGATATTCGCGCGCTGGGCCGAACTGGTCGGGCGACCCGAACTGGTCGACGACCCGCTCTATGCCAGCGACATCTTGCGCGGTGACAATGGCGAGGAACTGAGCGCGATCATGCAACGCTGGTGCATTGAACGCACGAGCGCCGAGGCGATTGATGAGCTCGCCGCCGGGCGCGTTCCGGCGGCACCAGTGCTGCGCACAGGCGAAGCGCTGAAGCAGCCGCAGGTTGTCGCGATGCGGCTGGTCGAGCCGGTCGACTATCCGGGTGCGAACGCTTCTGTTCCTGTCATCCGTGCGCCGATCAGTCTGTCAGCGAGCGACAAGATTGCACCGGGCCGTGCGCCGCAGGTCGGCGAGCATAGCGACGCGATCCTCGCCGAGCTCGGTTACGACGGCGAAGCCATTTCGGCTTTGCGCGCGGCAAAGATTATTTGA
- a CDS encoding amidohydrolase family protein: MARFALALAATLACSTSVWAQTAPATAPAPADKKEEKWDVNAPPGLTTRKVQLAVDEGSWMNVDVAPDGRTIAFDMLGDIYTMPIEGGTPTRIAEGLAYEHQPRFSPDGKRIAFVSDRAGGDNIWLMNRDGGDKRQISKEDFRLLNQPSWSPDGQFIVAKKHFTTGRSLGTGEVWMYHVSGGAGVPLVKKPNERHQKELGEPIFAADGKSVFYTRNVTPGPIFEYAQDSNTDLFHIERYSLEDGEVSTAAAGPGGAVRPTPSPDGKRLAFVRREGTQSKLYVKDLASGTEKKVYDALDQDVQETWAVTGVYPNMAWTPDSRDIVFWAGGKLRRVSGAGGDARVIPFAVNDDRTIVDATHPVVEVAPDSFATQMPRWAEVSPDGRNVVFETLGKLWVKPATGGAARRLTAAKDDAMELWPSWSRDGKSIVFVRWTDGGMGEIHVVGAGGGSSRKITSTPGHYAEPRFSPDGKTIVFERRGSGGLTSARWSEDPGVYRIATAGGAAERISSDGAKPQFASTSDRVFMVTGADGKSQLVSTDLHGQDKRVHANGELVSDYEISPDGRTLAFRQNYDAYVTPLMPGGQDVSLGTKSGALPVTRVSGSGAEYMNWSDGGRRLHWSRGATLFSADLASLFTNAPADEKAPKFTPPTDGVSLSMTRAAAKHKGVVVITGAKIVTMADKDGGVIENGAIIIDGDRITAVGPAGAITVPAGAVTVDATGKTIVPGFVDAHAHGSHGDDELVPQQNWSEIVNLAMGTTTSHNPSSRASEIFVSSEMQRAGLILAPRIFSTGEIIYGAKAAGVYAEINGYDDALAHVRRLKAQGAHSVKNYNQPRRDQRQMVVKAAQVEGLTVVPEGGSLFTQDVTLIQDGNSTVEHNIPLHTFYKDLVQLWGQTQVDYTPTLVVTYGGPAGDPYWRAHTNVWEHPILSRHAPPTELAANNKRRVIAPESDYVDDDSAREAGKIAAAGRMVSIGAHGQQSGLGAHWEIWSFVRGGWSNIDALRAATIMPATSLGYAKDVGSLEAGKLADLLILDADPTQNIRNTEQIHRVMLGGRLYDPLTMNEAETGTRKRQPYWWEADKP, translated from the coding sequence ATGGCGCGCTTCGCTCTCGCCCTTGCGGCGACTCTGGCTTGTTCGACCTCGGTATGGGCGCAGACTGCCCCTGCGACCGCTCCGGCTCCTGCCGACAAGAAGGAAGAAAAGTGGGACGTCAACGCGCCCCCGGGTCTTACGACGCGCAAAGTGCAACTCGCGGTCGACGAAGGCAGCTGGATGAACGTCGACGTCGCGCCCGATGGCCGCACGATCGCCTTCGACATGCTTGGCGACATCTACACGATGCCGATCGAGGGCGGTACGCCGACGCGGATCGCCGAGGGGCTGGCCTATGAGCACCAGCCGCGCTTCTCGCCCGACGGCAAGCGCATCGCCTTTGTCTCCGACCGTGCGGGCGGCGACAATATCTGGCTGATGAACCGCGACGGCGGTGACAAGCGCCAGATCTCGAAAGAGGATTTCCGCCTGCTCAACCAACCGAGCTGGTCGCCCGACGGCCAGTTCATCGTCGCGAAGAAGCATTTCACCACGGGCCGCTCGCTGGGTACCGGCGAGGTGTGGATGTACCATGTCTCGGGCGGCGCGGGCGTGCCGCTCGTCAAGAAACCCAACGAGCGCCACCAAAAGGAGCTCGGCGAACCGATCTTCGCCGCCGATGGCAAGAGCGTCTTTTATACGCGCAACGTAACCCCGGGTCCGATCTTCGAATATGCGCAGGACAGCAACACCGACCTGTTCCACATCGAACGCTACAGCCTCGAGGATGGCGAGGTCAGCACCGCAGCCGCTGGTCCCGGGGGCGCCGTCCGCCCCACCCCCTCGCCCGACGGCAAGCGCCTCGCTTTCGTCCGCCGCGAGGGGACGCAGTCGAAGCTCTATGTGAAAGACCTCGCCTCGGGCACCGAGAAGAAGGTTTATGACGCGCTCGACCAGGATGTGCAGGAAACCTGGGCCGTCACCGGCGTGTACCCGAACATGGCGTGGACCCCCGACAGCCGCGACATCGTCTTCTGGGCCGGCGGCAAGCTGCGCCGCGTAAGCGGTGCGGGCGGCGACGCGCGCGTCATCCCGTTCGCTGTCAACGACGACCGCACGATCGTCGATGCGACGCACCCGGTGGTCGAGGTCGCCCCCGACAGCTTTGCAACGCAGATGCCGCGCTGGGCCGAAGTCTCGCCCGACGGCCGCAACGTCGTCTTCGAAACGCTCGGCAAGCTGTGGGTCAAGCCGGCGACCGGCGGCGCCGCACGCCGGCTGACCGCAGCCAAGGACGATGCGATGGAGCTGTGGCCGAGCTGGTCGCGCGACGGCAAATCGATCGTCTTCGTCCGCTGGACCGATGGCGGCATGGGCGAGATCCATGTCGTCGGCGCGGGCGGCGGATCGTCACGCAAGATCACCAGCACGCCCGGCCATTATGCCGAACCGCGCTTCTCTCCCGACGGCAAGACGATCGTGTTCGAACGGCGCGGCAGCGGTGGGCTGACCTCGGCGCGCTGGAGCGAGGATCCCGGCGTCTATCGCATCGCCACTGCAGGGGGCGCGGCCGAACGGATCAGCAGCGACGGCGCCAAGCCGCAATTCGCATCGACCAGCGACCGCGTTTTCATGGTGACCGGCGCCGACGGCAAAAGCCAGCTTGTCAGCACCGACCTCCATGGCCAGGACAAACGCGTCCACGCCAACGGCGAGCTCGTCAGCGACTATGAAATCTCGCCCGATGGCCGCACCCTCGCCTTCCGGCAGAATTACGACGCCTATGTCACGCCGTTGATGCCCGGCGGACAGGATGTCTCGCTCGGCACCAAGAGCGGCGCGCTGCCCGTTACGCGCGTGAGCGGCAGCGGCGCCGAATATATGAACTGGTCCGACGGCGGCCGCCGCCTTCATTGGAGCCGCGGCGCGACCTTGTTCAGCGCCGATCTCGCCAGCCTCTTCACCAACGCACCCGCCGACGAAAAGGCGCCGAAGTTCACGCCTCCGACCGATGGTGTTTCGCTGTCTATGACGCGTGCGGCGGCGAAGCATAAGGGCGTCGTCGTCATCACCGGCGCGAAGATCGTCACGATGGCCGACAAGGACGGCGGCGTGATCGAAAATGGCGCGATCATCATCGACGGCGACCGCATCACCGCGGTCGGTCCGGCGGGTGCGATCACTGTTCCTGCAGGCGCCGTGACGGTCGATGCGACGGGCAAGACGATCGTTCCGGGCTTCGTAGACGCGCACGCGCATGGGTCGCACGGCGACGATGAGTTGGTGCCGCAGCAGAATTGGTCAGAGATCGTCAACCTCGCGATGGGAACGACGACGAGCCATAACCCCTCGTCGCGCGCGTCGGAGATTTTCGTCTCGTCCGAAATGCAGCGCGCCGGACTTATCCTCGCGCCGCGCATCTTTTCGACCGGCGAGATCATATACGGCGCCAAAGCAGCAGGGGTCTATGCCGAAATCAACGGCTATGACGACGCGCTCGCGCATGTCCGCCGCCTGAAAGCGCAGGGGGCACACAGCGTCAAAAACTACAACCAGCCGCGCCGCGACCAGCGCCAGATGGTCGTAAAGGCCGCGCAGGTCGAGGGTCTGACAGTGGTACCCGAGGGCGGCTCGCTGTTCACGCAGGACGTCACGCTGATCCAGGACGGCAATTCGACGGTCGAGCACAACATCCCGCTCCACACTTTCTACAAGGATCTGGTGCAGCTGTGGGGGCAGACGCAGGTCGACTACACTCCCACGCTCGTCGTGACCTACGGCGGCCCCGCGGGCGACCCCTATTGGCGCGCCCACACCAATGTATGGGAACATCCGATCCTGTCGCGACACGCGCCGCCGACCGAACTCGCTGCGAACAACAAGCGGCGCGTGATCGCCCCCGAAAGCGATTATGTCGACGATGATTCGGCGCGCGAGGCGGGCAAGATCGCTGCGGCGGGCCGCATGGTCTCGATCGGCGCGCACGGCCAGCAATCGGGGCTCGGCGCGCATTGGGAAATCTGGTCGTTTGTTCGCGGCGGGTGGAGCAATATCGACGCCCTCCGCGCCGCGACGATCATGCCTGCGACTTCGCTCGGCTACGCAAAGGACGTCGGATCGCTCGAGGCGGGTAAACTCGCCGACCTGCTCATCCTCGACGCTGACCCTACGCAAAACATCCGCAATACCGAGCAGATCCATCGCGTGATGCTCGGCGGGCGGCTCTACGATCCGCTGACGATGAATGAGGCCGAGACGGGCACGCGCAAGCGCCAGCCCTATTGGTGGGAAGCCGACAAGCCCTGA
- a CDS encoding Yip1 family protein, which translates to MTDVPPISSGPASGIIQRAKDILLKPKETWPVIAAEPATVQSIYMPYVLLLAAIGPVAGFIGGQVFGFTMFGVTYHPPLAGALVSAIVSYCLSLATIFILALVIDGLAPNFGGQKDQVQALKVAAYSATAGWVGAIFGILPALAVLGLLFALYGLYLLYLGLPVLMKAPQDKALGYTVVVIIVYIVLFLIVGAVVGALAAPSLVTVR; encoded by the coding sequence ATGACGGACGTACCACCCATCAGTTCCGGTCCGGCTTCGGGCATTATCCAGCGCGCGAAAGACATTCTTCTCAAGCCCAAAGAGACATGGCCCGTTATCGCGGCCGAGCCGGCGACGGTGCAATCAATCTATATGCCCTATGTGCTGCTGTTGGCAGCGATCGGGCCGGTGGCCGGGTTCATCGGCGGGCAGGTTTTTGGGTTCACCATGTTCGGCGTGACCTATCATCCGCCGCTGGCGGGCGCGCTGGTGTCGGCGATCGTTTCCTACTGCCTTTCGCTGGCGACGATCTTCATCCTTGCGCTGGTCATCGACGGCCTGGCGCCGAACTTTGGCGGGCAAAAGGATCAGGTCCAGGCACTGAAGGTTGCGGCCTATTCGGCGACCGCCGGCTGGGTCGGCGCTATTTTCGGGATATTGCCGGCACTCGCCGTTCTCGGCCTCTTGTTTGCGCTCTATGGGCTTTATCTCCTCTATCTCGGCCTGCCGGTGCTGATGAAGGCGCCGCAGGACAAGGCGCTAGGCTACACGGTGGTCGTGATCATCGTTTATATCGTGCTGTTCCTGATCGTCGGCGCCGTCGTCGGCGCCCTCGCTGCACCGTCGCTCGTCACGGTCAGGTAG
- the hspQ gene encoding heat shock protein HspQ: MTPDSSSELPPTVTAPLIGRARFAPGDIVRHRMFDFRGVVFDIDPVFANSDEWYEAIPEDIRPAKEQPYYHLLAENGDSSYIAYVSQQNLVADGDGGPIDHPQIEAMFDGLDHGRYRVRAIHRH, encoded by the coding sequence ATGACACCCGACTCCAGTTCCGAACTTCCCCCCACCGTTACTGCACCTTTGATCGGCCGCGCACGTTTCGCGCCGGGCGATATCGTACGCCATCGTATGTTCGACTTTCGCGGCGTCGTGTTCGACATCGATCCCGTCTTCGCGAACAGCGACGAATGGTATGAAGCGATCCCCGAGGACATCCGTCCGGCGAAGGAGCAGCCCTATTACCACCTGCTCGCCGAAAACGGCGATTCGTCATATATCGCTTATGTCAGCCAGCAGAATCTGGTCGCCGACGGCGACGGCGGGCCGATCGACCATCCGCAGATCGAGGCGATGTTCGACGGGCTCGACCACGGCCGCTACCGCGTCCGCGCGATCCACCGTCACTAA
- a CDS encoding ABC transporter permease — translation MNDQPQISRPDSTNSAATPSFAEPGVPHIRTLNVPGMHALYVKEVRRFFKVQLQTIWAPAITTLLFLVIFTVALGGAGRTVIGVPFADFIAPGLIMMAMLQNSFANSSFSLLVGKIQGTIVDYLMPPLAVGELIIALIGAAITRSILVGLALWLAMLRWPGVHVMPDHLWAVAVFGVLGAMMLGFLGLITSVWAEKFDHAAAVTNFVVTPLALLSGTFYSVDKLAPWFQTIAHGNPVYYAIMGFRYGFIGTVDSTIANPVLTAALMLVGVNIVLGVITYRLLASGWKLKA, via the coding sequence ATGAACGACCAGCCCCAAATTTCGCGCCCCGACTCGACAAATTCTGCCGCGACTCCAAGTTTTGCCGAACCCGGCGTTCCCCATATCCGAACGCTGAACGTGCCCGGCATGCACGCGCTATATGTCAAGGAGGTCCGCCGGTTTTTCAAGGTCCAGCTGCAAACAATCTGGGCCCCCGCGATTACCACGCTACTGTTCCTCGTCATTTTCACCGTCGCGCTCGGCGGTGCGGGGCGGACGGTGATCGGGGTTCCTTTCGCCGATTTCATCGCGCCCGGCCTCATCATGATGGCAATGCTGCAGAACAGCTTCGCCAATTCCAGCTTTTCGCTGCTCGTCGGCAAGATCCAGGGCACGATCGTCGATTATCTGATGCCGCCGCTCGCCGTGGGCGAATTGATCATCGCGCTCATTGGCGCCGCGATTACACGATCGATTCTTGTCGGCTTGGCGCTGTGGCTTGCGATGCTGCGGTGGCCTGGCGTCCATGTCATGCCCGATCATCTTTGGGCCGTTGCCGTTTTTGGCGTGCTCGGCGCAATGATGCTCGGCTTTCTCGGCCTCATTACCTCGGTCTGGGCTGAGAAGTTCGACCATGCCGCAGCGGTAACCAATTTCGTCGTTACCCCGCTCGCGCTGCTTTCGGGAACCTTCTATTCGGTCGACAAGCTCGCGCCATGGTTCCAGACGATCGCGCACGGCAATCCCGTCTATTATGCGATCATGGGCTTTCGCTATGGCTTCATCGGCACGGTCGATTCGACGATCGCCAATCCGGTTTTGACTGCGGCGCTGATGCTGGTCGGGGTCAATATCGTGCTGGGCGTTATCACCTACCGCCTGCTTGCCTCCGGGTGGAAACTGAAGGCCTGA
- a CDS encoding GcrA family cell cycle regulator, with protein sequence MSWTDERIESLRTMWEKGLTASQIADELGGVSRNAVIGKAHRLGLKSRPSPVKATDKPAKPVKVAAPATPKPAAPVAAPRAAAPVAPRPVVAAPKQEARPAVETPTADGALGGDAAPKPDAPRIVSIGPGGFIRQGPGDQQAPIPPAPPRRLVPAKPSPEIADKTTLLDLNDRICRWPMGHPGEPDFHFCGDAVNPGFPYCVQHCGRAYQAQLPRGTRRPPPPPPFGGPRVR encoded by the coding sequence ATGTCATGGACCGACGAGCGCATCGAAAGCCTGCGCACCATGTGGGAAAAGGGGCTGACCGCCAGCCAGATCGCCGATGAACTCGGCGGCGTGAGCCGCAACGCGGTGATCGGTAAGGCGCATCGCCTCGGCCTCAAATCGCGCCCCTCGCCCGTCAAGGCGACCGATAAGCCCGCCAAGCCGGTCAAGGTCGCGGCGCCCGCGACGCCGAAACCCGCGGCGCCCGTTGCAGCGCCGCGCGCGGCCGCGCCGGTTGCGCCGCGCCCCGTGGTCGCTGCGCCCAAGCAGGAAGCTCGTCCTGCCGTCGAGACACCAACGGCCGATGGTGCGCTGGGTGGCGATGCAGCGCCGAAGCCCGATGCGCCGCGTATCGTTTCGATCGGCCCCGGCGGCTTCATCCGCCAGGGTCCCGGCGACCAGCAGGCACCGATCCCGCCCGCGCCGCCGCGCCGGCTGGTGCCCGCGAAGCCGAGCCCCGAGATCGCCGACAAGACGACCTTGCTCGACCTCAACGACCGCATCTGCCGCTGGCCGATGGGACATCCCGGCGAGCCTGACTTCCATTTCTGCGGTGACGCGGTGAACCCGGGTTTCCCATATTGCGTCCAGCATTGCGGCCGCGCCTATCAGGCACAGCTGCCGCGCGGCACGCGCCGCCCGCCCCCGCCCCCGCCGTTCGGTGGCCCCCGGGTTCGTTAA
- a CDS encoding PaaI family thioesterase has translation MRPFGQEFEFARALGLQMVERGDGRCTMAIDIDPHKHFSPQGAAHGGVAYSLADTAMGGALTSVLADDQWCATLEIKFNYHVRVGEGRLTCEASVLHRGKRVANIDARLYQDGRLVSSANGNFAIFAAPHARPA, from the coding sequence GTGAGGCCCTTCGGGCAGGAATTTGAATTCGCGCGCGCGCTCGGCCTGCAAATGGTCGAGCGCGGCGACGGACGCTGCACGATGGCGATCGACATCGATCCCCATAAGCATTTCAGCCCGCAAGGCGCTGCCCACGGTGGCGTCGCCTACTCGCTCGCCGACACCGCTATGGGCGGCGCGCTGACCAGCGTGCTCGCCGACGACCAGTGGTGCGCGACGCTGGAAATCAAGTTCAACTATCATGTCCGCGTCGGCGAAGGTCGGCTGACGTGCGAGGCGTCGGTGCTGCACCGTGGCAAGCGCGTCGCGAATATCGACGCGCGCCTCTATCAGGACGGCCGTCTCGTCAGCAGCGCGAACGGCAATTTCGCGATCTTCGCCGCGCCCCACGCGCGACCGGCATAG
- a CDS encoding outer membrane protein: MKFAALLAISAAPLLAVPALAQDRDPSKDFNGPYISVGGGASLQGSDRGETLTFDTNRDGTYGDPVNTSGGTDAFAPGFCNGAATGTANSGCRNDKDGPEFFGRLGYDRRMGNFVLGAVVEGGHSAARDSVSGFSTTPASYTMSREADYQANARLRAGYTPGGGALFYVTGGGAYARLDNKFTTSNTANSFADNGKTNGWGYAAGGGAEVMVTNNISVGLEYLYTDIKDKDYVVNVGAGTAPPTNPFLLNGGGTDIQRSNAHFRTHSVRGAISYRF, from the coding sequence ATGAAATTCGCAGCTCTCCTCGCCATTTCGGCGGCCCCTTTGCTCGCCGTTCCGGCGCTCGCTCAGGATCGCGATCCGTCGAAGGACTTTAACGGTCCGTATATCTCGGTTGGCGGCGGCGCGTCGCTCCAGGGAAGCGATCGCGGCGAAACCCTGACCTTCGATACCAACCGCGACGGCACCTATGGCGACCCGGTCAACACTTCTGGCGGGACGGACGCATTCGCGCCCGGTTTCTGCAACGGCGCGGCGACGGGGACCGCCAATAGCGGCTGTCGCAACGACAAGGATGGCCCGGAGTTTTTCGGCCGTCTTGGCTATGACCGCCGCATGGGCAATTTCGTGCTCGGCGCAGTCGTCGAGGGCGGCCACAGCGCCGCGCGCGACAGCGTCAGCGGCTTTTCGACCACGCCCGCGAGCTACACGATGAGCCGCGAGGCCGACTATCAGGCGAATGCCCGCTTGCGCGCCGGCTATACGCCCGGCGGCGGCGCGCTCTTCTATGTCACCGGTGGCGGCGCTTATGCGCGCCTCGACAACAAATTCACGACGAGCAACACCGCGAACAGCTTTGCCGACAATGGCAAGACCAACGGCTGGGGTTATGCCGCAGGCGGCGGCGCCGAAGTCATGGTGACGAACAACATCTCGGTCGGCCTCGAGTATCTCTACACCGATATCAAGGACAAGGATTATGTCGTCAACGTCGGTGCGGGCACCGCGCCGCCGACCAATCCGTTCCTGCTGAATGGCGGCGGGACGGACATTCAGCGCAGCAACGCTCATTTCCGTACGCACAGCGTGCGCGGCGCGATCAGTTACCGCTTCTGA